The DNA segment tatcGCTGGCTTAGAGAATTCCAGTCATTATTAAAATGTAGACACATCGCAGAGCTCATCCCGCGAGCCACGGCATCGATCGCCCTTACGAGTCGTATCTCTGGAACTGTATGAGGATTACCAGATATGTGGTCACTGCGCCCAGTacctaaaagttaaaaaaaaatatatacaataagATGATGCgcactaatgttataaatgcgataaCATTGTGTCTGTCTATTTCATTCACTCTTAAAAACCGATGTTGTATCTcggaaaaggacaaaggatagtttcttttttatccTGGAGACGTTTAGACGCAACGAAGTAATGGGTAATATCCTTGgtttaacaaaactaattgaCAGTACTATGTatagtgtgtaatgtgtatatttgtcccttataaagagttcaccgtgaaagttgGGATGCTAAAAGAAAGCATTTGAGTGCTATGTTTCTGTaagaaatatcatttttttttaacttggggaaatgctttacgcagcCCGGCAAATTGAGGATATTgcccggggtatgtgggactcctgcgaagtctacccactaaaaccccattaCTTcatcatcgcttaaggcagagttgcgggtacgatacaACCTACCACAACTCTACCAGCGATCATCTACATTGCGCAGACCCGACACCACCCCGCTACTCGGGGGGCcgcgatgcgcaggaacacCTTGCGCATCACGGCTCTTTCTATGAGAAATACCCTAACGTCATAATTTTGCCAATACAATTTAAAAAGGTAATTCTTTTAGCGTTGATGATCTCACGGTGAACTCTGTACTAGGGAAAAAATACTCTTAGCAACTATACTCCACCTGCGGCTCGCATTaaaccatttttagggttccgtacctactacgcaaagggtaaaaacgggaccctattactaagacttcgttgtctgtctgtctccaggcgcTATAGCTAGTATTTTTGTTGACGctctaacaacaaatactaaaaacaaaataaaaattataattaaggcccccccttaattatttattacccCCTTATTACctccttattaaaataatttcaaattgatattatttgtatttcagAACACTGGTTTAGAAAAcatgaactcattttcaatCTCAATGATCACCAGGTGGCAAGCTCGTTCAGCAGAGAGAATGCCATTAGAGGCGGATCACTTATATTAattagaaaaaatttaaaattcaaagaaCGTAAAGACATTGTGAACATCTCTTCTGAACGGATAATAGAAGTAGCCTGCATAGAGTTAAGTCAACTAattattgtaagcgtatacaggcctccatcagggttataTGACTCCTTTGAACAAAGCATGGAACAAATATTATCAAAgatatgtgcatctaacaaaaaagTGATCGTTTGTGgtgactttaatattaatttattagactTGAACTCTACTACGGTTAGATTCACATCTCTATTTGAATCAtataactagtttttattattcgtagcctataACCTAAATTACTTGTTTTATGAGCCAACAAGAATCTGTGACACAACGGCAACttgtattgataatatttttacaaatgtCACTCcatataaaaaagaaataataaataaacttagCTTTGATCACTGTGGGCAACTAGCCTCATTTAATATACATTGCGATAGTTACCTAGAGGAAAAGCGTGTGTTTGTTCCTGtgaatacaaaacgtattgagaagtttagaaataacttaattttcaacgtttacttcaattattattggaTGTGACAAATAGTTCAGATGAAGCATTTAACAAATTGTTTAAGATGATAAGAACCCAATTTAATACTGTATTCACTCCTAGAACGGTTAGAAAcagccataaaaataataataatttgacagTATGGGCAACTACAGGAATTAAAATAAGCAGGCAAAGATTATATGAATTGTATGATGAAAAATCCATGAATACTAGTGATAAATTCAAAACATATGTAAAAAACTAttcaaagattttttaaaaagtttgtaaagccgCTAAGGCTAttcacatgggcgtacccaggttctgggccagggggggggcaaattacccaggttctgggccaggggggggggcaaattacgcagattctgggccagggggagggcaaatcagatttttataaggtaggtgtttataaagaataaaaaattaataatttttagttgtattgcaaacaaatgcaacggtacgcccatggctatTCACATtaggaataaaattaaaaattcgaaaaataaaattaaaactacttgGAAAGTAATAGCTGAAGAGTCTGGAAATGTCACCCGTCGTAACTccgattttgaactttattttgaaaataaaaagattaccaCTGATCATGAGGTTGCGACGGTCTTCGAAaaattttttgctgacattccggtctcaactacaaaaaatttaaactcttCACCTGCAGCTGCTGAAAAACTACTCAGAgataatgtaaaggaatgtaatGTCAATTTTAGGTTTAGAGAGATTGTCCCCAAAGATATCattgatacttttaaattaataaatattaaagatacTACTGATCTCTTGGGCATGTCTACTAAAATTATCaaatcgataattgacatcatagctcctcatctatcaatgatttttaatgactgcataaagagtggtgtttttcctgacttaatgaagcacagtaaggttgtacctttatttaaagcgggactTAAATCTGATCCCACAAATTATaggcctatatcgattctaccgactctaagtaaaatatttgaaaaaataattttaaatcagttactattacattttaactcaaataatttattacaccaTAATCAATATGGTTTTACTAAGGGttgatccacaacggatgctggtataggtcttctttatAGTATATTTGAAGCATGGGAGGACTCGCGGGATGCCCTAGGGTTTTTTTTGCGACCTCTCCAAGGCTTTTGACTGTGTTGAGCATGcaacattgatcaggaaattgtaCCGCTATGGCATTAGGGACTCGGCACTCAACCTTTTGacatcttacctcaaaaatagaactcaaagggttgacattaatagtaaaaggtccaatgggaccaaaatagaattaggcgtcccacagggatccatttttggtccatttctttttctcatctacataaatgacttaccttatcttgttaaggataatgagatagtactttttgctgatgacacttcacttatttttaaagtgaagcgtcaacagtcaaattacgacgaggtaaatagtgctctctcaaaaatagtgcattggtttaacgttaataacttacttctaaattctaagaaaactaaatgtttaaaatttactttgcccaacgTTAGGCAAGTTAAAACCAatatactattaaatgatgagaagatggaTTTGGTGGACACTACTGTATTCTTAGGCGTTACACTAGACAGTAaatacagtggggtcctcatattgccaaTCTTGcagataggctcagttctgcagcatacgcagtcagaaaaatacgggaaatttctgacgaagacacagcAAGACTAGTATATttcagttattttcatagtagaatgtcgTATGGCATCctcttatggggaaacgctgccgacattaatacgatTTTTGTGCtacagaagcgagctatacgttcaatttataaaatgtcagcttttgaatctctgagagaaaagtttaaagaaattgggttagttcccgaaccggtggtaggcatcatgtagacgttcagagaatatttgcaaaaatttattctgaataaaaagtttgagtttgagttttgagttttattataaattgataatcccatacaacaaacgtgactttttcgaccttttttgctcgatattaataatggcaatgggtacctacttaaaaatttcacaaaatccttaattataagtgtacttttataattaataataaaattaaaatattatgcatatttaaggggggctcccatacaaaaaccacaatttttggcctatttttgctctataacggtacggaacccttcgtgcgcgagtccgactcgcacttggccgattatttaaatcACATTCACCGTCAAAATAGTAAAAAGTCgtcaaaaaaactaaaaaataaaaaaaataaaaaaaacgtgtaGAGTAgcggtactcaacctttttttaccTCTAATATGGGCCACAAGCATAACCCATATTATAGAGGTAAAGGTTGAGTACCGCtactcttacggccgttcccaatattcaatctatctctggtttgacatattatatatatatatatatatatatatatatatatatatatatatatatatatatatatatatatatatatatatatatatatatatatatatatatatatatatatatatatatatatatatatatatatatttaaaaaaaatcggaatagctcatttatttattcctatctctagtacggcgaaaccagagatagatcaaatattgggaacggccgttaaactattataactttgttttgttagtATTACGCACAAAAAGGCGACTTACATCAGACTGCAGTATTTTATATTCACTTGTCTTGACTCTTGGCTAAAGGCTCTATTCACGAGTTTTTGTAAACTTACCGATGCGATGAGCGGTCTATCCAGCGTGCATATGCCCATGGGCGAGTAGCTGACGGACTGCAGCATCAGCTGGCGGGAGAAGATCTCCAGCCGCGACGGCAACATGCCGGTGGACGGTGTGGATGCCATGAGACGGCACACAAGTTCTTCTGTTCGCTTGCCCTGAGTTATGTAAGATTGGCAATAAACTGATTGAAGtataaatacacaaaaaaaCCCTAAATATTTTCCTTGGTGCCATTTCCTATGGCTACCATTTtgcaaccgtgagagagagaaaatatTAAGAGCGAATAGTAAAAATGCCATATTTCATAACATACTGGTGTCGGGACACGGAAAGAAAGAATAAGTAATCCTCTGTTATGACCATTACCACATACCACCTTGCTTTACATGAGCAGTCTAACCTCAGTGATGGTGTAGTGGCAGGGCTCGACGACGACCACCATGCGGATGATGTGTGTGGCGCACCACAGGAACTGCAGCACCAGGAAGTGCAGACGGTGCGTCGACAGAACTGAAATATACACATTTATATAGAAATGCTAGCTATACAACGTAACgttacaactagagcaaaaaaattgtaagccgtgcggcagcgcgcttttttttttttttttataacttcttcccatccgggtgtcccttgacacctctcaattttttatttgcttGTCGAAGTTAGTTTTGACTATCTTACATTAGCACCACTAACACAAGTCAAAACTTTGCAAAGCAgaccatatttttttcattcttCATATTTGTCTTTCTCGTGTCTTTGGTACCATCAAAAATATATCCTATGGGCTATGTAGTATTGAGgtgaaaatgtttttactgtttctaactaaataaataagtgTATTTATTGCACCGAGTAGCGACACTCACTTATCTCCATAATGAGGAAGTAGGGTGTCACAATCAAGTGCAGCAGCGTGGACATGAGTATGACGACCAGCGGCAGGCCGTAGCTGCGGTCGATGTTGTGCACCACGTCGCACAGCGCGCCGTGCAGCACCGCCAGCCGACGGATCGCCTCGCATGGTGGAACTAGGAGCTTGGCCTCGCCGTTTACTGGGAAATGAGGTATAGTTTAAGGTTTTAAGATGTCAAATGGTACATAAGCATCATAAATGTTGAAACCTAAGAGGTGAAATGGATGAGCAGTGTTATAAAATGTAGAGGGTGGTAACTTACCACCCTCTACATTAAAGATTACCACTGGTAAGTGTAAAGTTTGAACATTCAAATGGCGAAATTTGTCTACCACGCTTCATTAAGATTATTTAAACCTAATACTGTTACGCAAAGATGTTGTCAACAAGTTTGGAATGCTGAAAATCCAAGAGGTCAGATAAGTGAACCACGCGTCTCATGAAATGCAGGTTCAACATAACTTATTGGATTGTCTATCGTCGAGTAAGAGCTTTGGCTGCTTGTTTATCatattatgtgttttattttgttctggGTTGCAGTCTCTCTCCCGATTTCCCATgtaacacacacatacacacctgGATTTCTATTGATGATGGCATGTTCCTTCCCCGGTAGTGTATCAAGCAGCAGGCTGACGTTGTGGTCGCGCGGCTCGGCCGGCCCCGTGCGGATCGCGAACACGTTCATCTGCGCCGGCTCACGGGCTTTCTCCACTGGAAGTACAAAGGTCCTTCAAAGGAGATATCCCAATAAAATCTCACACCTTAGTAACTAGACGTCTAGAAAAACCCAGCGTATGTCTCTCCTACAAATGTTGGCAGTTAGGCCATACTAGATAATAACTGAATGCGCCCATCATTCCTACAAAGTACAACCACGGAACTTTGGCACCATGCACGCAAGAAACGCAGCAGAGTCAGCAGTTGTATTTGTCTTTGACAGCGTAATCCATAATGATATTACGGCCGAACTCAAAGACATTCTATGATTACTTAAGGATTTAATTAATGAATGTTGTGattttattttcctgttctgaggttgtCCTCATTCTGTCCTTCCACTTTTatccgacttcaaaaaagaatGAGGTTTCTTAATTCGACTGTCAAtgttttttatgattatttgcagattacttcttttttttatgaaagaagggggcaaacgagcaaacgggtcacctggtggaaagcaacttccgtcgcccatggacactcgcagcatcagaagagctgcaggtgtgttgccggccttttaagagggaatagggtaataggggagggtagggatgggaagggaagggaataggggagggtagggaagcgaatagggtaggggattgggcctccggtaaactcactcactcggcgaaacacagcgcaagcgctgtttcacgccggttttctgtgagaacgtggtatttctccggtcgagccggcccattcgtgccgaaacatggctctcccacgtatacttaCTACTTCGTATACTTACTACTTCGCCGAttgtaaaccaattttgatgattattttattgttggaaAGAAGATACCTCCATAGGTGGTCCCATTATGGGAAAAACGTATAGGAAAAATAAAAAGGTCCCATTAAAGTcggttttttgttaaaattatagtcAAAGTGTTCATTACATAATTTCTTAAGTAGTCACTAAATATGTCTTTTTATGCGGCCCTTAATCTTTAAGATTAAAAGTATATCAGCACCTAGCACCTTGAGCAATTAAAGTCATACCCGGCATATGCGTGTGTCGTGCTGTGAGCGCGATGGCGTCGTTGACGGCTCGGAAGCGCGCGCGGACCGACAGCGCCGTGAACGCGAACTGCAGCTCCAGCATCATCACCACGTACCACAGCAGGTAGAACCCCACGTAGTTCGTCACCACGTTCCCTGCGACGacaacttttaatattatagtgggaGAAATCTCCAATCAACATTATGGATTTATACTCTATATGGCGCACTTGCTCTCATTTTCTACTCCTCTGATTAATATCGTTgtgggtcccaagacagatttagcttgtccctcgggcacccctgagatcatattatgggttttcgtggttgcagggcccgatctaaggggggcgagccgggcatttgcccagagcggcaaaaatgaggggcggcgaaattgacttattcctatcttccaacctagccatccatcacttaagtttgagaattttaccagctaacctaccttcagtttgctagtggaaatatttgagtattttacttaaatgttcctcccattttcccccaacaaatatgtttcctgtatacgtaaagggcggcgaaaatcatctttgcctggagcggctaaatggctagatcgggtcctgcgtggttggttaccactgttgatcctggcgcgacacaggagttgcagtggtgggaatgtgtggtaggCCATTTGCCCGTTACAAAAATATGACGCACTTGCCGGGTAGGcgcgctttgccacactcaTAAGTTTCTTATTGTTTCACCGCACAGTCTTTAATTTACTATAGCCATGTAGCACATGGTAACAACAATTTCGttctaaaacaaaaatgtaaggTATCCTTGTTTTGTTACGCTTCCAGCTAAAATA comes from the Aricia agestis chromosome 6, ilAriAges1.1, whole genome shotgun sequence genome and includes:
- the LOC121728428 gene encoding gustatory receptor for sugar taste 43a-like, translated to MVIVQTHFRINDINMDSVTPSYIFSGPEHKKDGETPVPAEPVDEARVMQCIVGGAHAFILRISSFFGLAPLKFESRGDGFSVTISHPMCVYSYILVTVLVILTIFGLVAEITVGVELSVRMSSRMAQFVSACDVLVVVVTALAGVYGAPRRMRKMLKFMESIASVDTNIGAYYSTTTERKLCACLLAILTFFTVLLADDFCFYTLQAKKIDRQWNVVTNYVGFYLLWYVVMMLELQFAFTALSVRARFRAVNDAIALTARHTHMPVEKAREPAQMNVFAIRTGPAEPRDHNVSLLLDTLPGKEHAIINRNPVNGEAKLLVPPCEAIRRLAVLHGALCDVVHNIDRSYGLPLVVILMSTLLHLIVTPYFLIMEIILSTHRLHFLVLQFLWCATHIIRMVVVVEPCHYTITEGKRTEELVCRLMASTPSTGMLPSRLEIFSRQLMLQSVSYSPMGICTLDRPLIASVLGAVTTYLVILIQFQRYDS